The DNA region ATTCTTCCCCAGCCTGGTCCGCCCACCAGGATTGCACCTCCGACGCATCCGTACTCATGACGAGCGTCACATTGGAATAGGCGTTGCCCTCCACCATCGTCACTGCACCCTGCGTCCGAAACGCAGCAGGCCCCAGCCACCCGTCAACATGCTCGATCGCCACCACGGTGGGCGTGACGGTGACATGCGCGTCCACCTGCCGCACGGGCACACTGGCGCTGCGCCACCCTCCCCGCTGCATCCGGAGATCGGCATCGACGAGCGCGAGGGGCTGCCCGCTGAGTGGTCGTCCCATCACGTGGGCGATCACCTCGACATCCCCGGTTGGTTGCTCCAGCCCGGTCATGAAATCCCGGAGCAGCGGAAATTCGTCCAGACGCCGCACCATCTCCACCAACCCCGCCACCGGAGCCACCCCTTTGATGTTCACATCGACATGCGGATCGGTCAGCCACTGTGTGATCAGCAGATCGTGACCGGTCAGCAGAACCGGACCGCATTGCGCACGCACCTCCGTCAGACGTAATTGATCGGCATCGTATGCCATCTTCACGGACAGGGCCTCGACGGGAGGGTAGTGAGGGCTCAGCGTAAACCGGCCGTTTCGAATGGTCATGAAGCCATTGATGCGCGGACGTGAGTCGGGACCGAGATCACCGTCAAGCGATAAGGATTGCAGCGTGATCACTCCCTCCACCGCATGATCCGTAAACTGAGCCCGCAACGGATTCGAGATCCAGGCGGAAGGCAGTTCATTCAAGAGGCGCGCCGCCGGCACCGGGGATGCAGACAGGGTGGATGAAAATCGGGCCTGTGCCGTTCCGATACCACGCACCGCCCCGGACCCCTGCAAGGACACATCCGCAAGCTCCGCTTTGACTTCGTCCGCAAACAGATCGAATCCCGTCGCTGCGGGCATCCATCGCAGGTGAGCTGTCAACTGGGCCGGCTGCGAAAAACCGTCGGTGATCCGTCCACCGCCGATCCACGACGACAGCAGATGACGCGCATTGACCTGGTGGAGTCGCACATCTCCTTCTGCCTGTATCGCTCCACCTTCATCGTTCTGTGTGATCGAGCCTTCCCACAGGAACGCTGCGCGCCCGCCTTCCTGCGGGATCTCACCGGAAAGATAGAGCCTTGCCCGGCGTCCCATCATTTCACTCGATAAGGCGCCCTGCGCCACGGTGAGATGCAACGGGCCGGATGCGGAGGTGGATTCATCGACGACAGTTACGGTGCCTTGAACCACGAGCAGATTCCGCACAACCTGCAACAACCCGAACGACCGAGTCGAATCGGAAGCAGCAGCGGGCGAACGCTCCTGGCCCAGAGACCAGGTTCCATTCGGCCCTCGGCGAACGGTCACGTGGGGCCGGTCAATGACCAGATCGGTGGCAACGATTCTTCCTTCTAGGAGCGGCAACCACTGCAGCGCGATTTCCACCCGCTCCGCGAGCGCGAGCGGCGTGGTGGAGGCAGCGTCGTACAACCGGGGGTTCGTCCATGTCAGCCGGGGTGAGGGAAAGAGTTGCACCTGCGATTGCTCGATCGTTATCCGATAGCCCGTCCGTTCTTCAAACTGCTGAAGCAAAGCCGCCATACTCGCCGGACGATTCACGAGCCAGGGCAGAGCCAGCACCACACCCACACAGAAGATCGCCAGAAAGAACAGGATGACGACAAGCAGCCGGCCGATTCGTGTTCGCGAGGACGGGGCAACGGTGTGAGTCATGCCGGGCAGCTCCATCACTCCACTGTACGCAGTGGGATGAGGCAGACACAAGTCACGACCGTCGGGAGGGCCGCAGCAGGGTTCTGCGC from Nitrospira sp. includes:
- a CDS encoding AsmA-like C-terminal domain-containing protein, whose amino-acid sequence is MTHTVAPSSRTRIGRLLVVILFFLAIFCVGVVLALPWLVNRPASMAALLQQFEERTGYRITIEQSQVQLFPSPRLTWTNPRLYDAASTTPLALAERVEIALQWLPLLEGRIVATDLVIDRPHVTVRRGPNGTWSLGQERSPAAASDSTRSFGLLQVVRNLLVVQGTVTVVDESTSASGPLHLTVAQGALSSEMMGRRARLYLSGEIPQEGGRAAFLWEGSITQNDEGGAIQAEGDVRLHQVNARHLLSSWIGGGRITDGFSQPAQLTAHLRWMPAATGFDLFADEVKAELADVSLQGSGAVRGIGTAQARFSSTLSASPVPAARLLNELPSAWISNPLRAQFTDHAVEGVITLQSLSLDGDLGPDSRPRINGFMTIRNGRFTLSPHYPPVEALSVKMAYDADQLRLTEVRAQCGPVLLTGHDLLITQWLTDPHVDVNIKGVAPVAGLVEMVRRLDEFPLLRDFMTGLEQPTGDVEVIAHVMGRPLSGQPLALVDADLRMQRGGWRSASVPVRQVDAHVTVTPTVVAIEHVDGWLGPAAFRTQGAVTMVEGNAYSNVTLVMSTDASEVQSWWADQAGEELVPEMEGTIRLRAAVTGVIGNPRIKGKIDLGQAGIRLQNWFTKPLQAPAAVDFEGQLSRGHRLVIRHVGVGFPPVTISGSGSIDLDGEREFSAHVSSGRIAVGTLPKGVVLGPVRAGILEATLDMEGRMKERASWRTSGHIRFDEGTIKVANFDEPIRDAFVTLRFDQDRIHIPRMAFHVGASDLRISGSIAQWADHPRARLVVESSQIDLGAFGMSGPHRSRPVRHGSSDNFWADATLHAFLFADHVYYKKFLLTDLSTKITWDHGLLTVERISGDTNEGQLAGQVKIRTKNGQMEQARSTFRASGLPVERILSQFEEKPVLSGWLTTSGKVQAEFERGVLQPAALTSRQPLQILVQDGRVHQVPVLSTLLSLLNLPALLEGQVNLESEGMPFDRLKLVGSINNGVIHTKEFLLDSPVLKISGTGRYDIMADEFDMVLATSPLGSYSAILKRIPLFGYLLSGDRQGFDTAVFELKGSANKPQLRYLAAESLMTGVKGTAQLAFDILVNAITLPQKAFSIVEDSMTGAEEEDF